The Planctomycetia bacterium genome includes a window with the following:
- a CDS encoding fatty acid desaturase, whose product MSAANGAAGNGANLDAADMGTSGLAGRAVLEIGIVRTLSRRSDARGLGRFAVHLGVMTLTGLLVYECLLHARWLLLPALVVHGFTIVTMFAPMHECVHRTAFAAPILNEIFGWLAGLLGFYNFHYYRYYHTWHHRYTQDTARDPELMTPKPRNRWEYFVEVSGLSFWLNRPALFLKLATGRLEGYAFIPVAGRRKVALSAACQLAVYLLALGSIAAGYYYAWWFWFLPAIVAQPLLRMILIVEHTGCTSDENGLTNTRTTLASWPVRLLMWNMSFHAEHHLYPSISFHQLPQAHRELSSKLTHIAPSYVSANRTVLEVVDALAVADRSPASTPSSPTQPSER is encoded by the coding sequence ATGTCGGCAGCAAATGGGGCGGCGGGAAACGGCGCGAATCTCGATGCGGCCGATATGGGCACCTCGGGCCTCGCGGGTCGGGCGGTGCTTGAGATCGGCATCGTACGAACGCTCAGCCGGCGCTCCGATGCCCGCGGCCTCGGGCGCTTCGCCGTGCATCTCGGCGTGATGACGCTGACCGGCCTGCTCGTTTACGAATGTCTGCTGCATGCCCGTTGGCTGCTGCTGCCGGCACTCGTCGTGCATGGGTTCACGATTGTGACGATGTTCGCGCCGATGCACGAATGCGTCCATCGGACTGCGTTCGCCGCACCGATCTTAAACGAAATCTTCGGCTGGCTCGCCGGCTTGTTGGGTTTCTACAACTTTCATTACTACCGCTATTACCACACGTGGCACCATCGCTACACGCAAGACACCGCGCGCGACCCGGAGCTGATGACCCCGAAGCCGCGTAATCGGTGGGAGTATTTCGTCGAAGTCAGCGGCCTCTCGTTTTGGCTGAATCGACCGGCGCTGTTTCTTAAGCTCGCCACCGGCCGGCTGGAGGGCTACGCGTTCATTCCCGTCGCGGGCCGGCGCAAGGTCGCCCTCTCGGCGGCTTGCCAACTCGCGGTGTATCTCCTCGCGCTCGGCTCCATCGCGGCGGGCTACTACTACGCGTGGTGGTTCTGGTTTCTCCCGGCGATCGTCGCGCAGCCGCTGTTGCGGATGATCTTGATCGTCGAGCACACCGGTTGCACGAGCGACGAAAACGGACTGACGAACACCCGGACGACGCTCGCTTCGTGGCCGGTCCGGCTCTTGATGTGGAACATGTCGTTTCACGCCGAGCATCATTTGTATCCCTCGATCTCGTTCCACCAGCTGCCGCAAGCCCATCGGGAGCTGAGTTCTAAGCTCACGCACATCGCACCGAGCTACGTGTCGGCGAATCGGACTGTGCTGGAAGTCGTCGATGCGCTGGCCGTCGCGGATCGGTCGCCGGCGTCAACGCCTTCCTCGCCGACACAGCCGAGCGAGCGATAA
- a CDS encoding alpha/beta fold hydrolase, whose protein sequence is MSTATVPAAAGDPLAESFALPQFRLQSGPTLPLAHVVYKTFGTLNAERSNAILYPTSYAAQHVDTQWLVGPGRILDSERYFIVIPNMFGNGLSTSPSNFAPSADLPRCPAFTHVDNVAAQRRLLRERFGIERLALVYGWSMGAQQALHWGALYPSEVERVAAVCGSAKTSVHNHVFLEGLRGALTADPAWTGDRFLAKPERGLRAFGRVYAGWALSQAFYREQMHLPLGYASLEDFLIRDWEASFLKRDASNLLSMIDTWQRSDISDNDLYRGDLSAALGAIRAHTLIMPGSHDLYFTPEDSLAEARSISHAEYRPIPSLWGHRAGNPSRNPVDEAFIQRVVAELLECE, encoded by the coding sequence ATGTCGACCGCAACCGTGCCCGCCGCCGCCGGCGATCCGCTCGCCGAGTCGTTTGCGTTGCCGCAGTTTCGTTTGCAGAGCGGGCCGACGCTGCCGCTGGCGCATGTGGTTTACAAAACCTTCGGCACGCTCAACGCCGAGCGCTCGAACGCGATCCTCTATCCGACGTCGTACGCCGCGCAGCACGTCGACACGCAATGGCTCGTCGGGCCCGGGCGGATTCTCGATTCCGAGCGGTATTTCATCGTCATCCCCAATATGTTCGGCAACGGCTTGTCGACGTCGCCGAGCAACTTCGCGCCCTCGGCCGACCTGCCTCGCTGCCCGGCGTTCACGCATGTCGACAACGTCGCCGCCCAACGACGATTGCTCCGCGAGCGCTTCGGCATCGAGCGCTTGGCGCTGGTCTACGGTTGGTCGATGGGAGCGCAGCAGGCCTTGCATTGGGGAGCGCTTTACCCGAGCGAAGTCGAGCGCGTGGCCGCCGTGTGCGGCTCGGCGAAGACGTCGGTACACAACCATGTGTTTCTCGAAGGCTTGCGCGGCGCGCTGACGGCCGACCCCGCTTGGACCGGCGACCGCTTCCTCGCCAAGCCCGAGCGCGGCTTGCGCGCGTTCGGTCGGGTCTACGCCGGCTGGGCTTTGTCGCAAGCTTTTTATCGCGAGCAGATGCACTTGCCGCTCGGCTATGCCTCGCTCGAAGACTTTTTGATTCGCGATTGGGAGGCAAGTTTTCTGAAGCGCGATGCGTCGAACCTGCTGTCGATGATCGACACCTGGCAGCGCTCGGACATCAGCGACAACGATCTGTATCGAGGAGATTTAAGTGCCGCGCTAGGAGCGATTCGCGCCCACACGCTCATCATGCCCGGCAGCCACGACCTGTACTTCACGCCCGAAGACAGCTTGGCCGAAGCACGCAGCATCTCGCACGCCGAGTACCGGCCGATTCCGTCTCTCTGGGGACATCGAGCCGGCAACCCCTCACGCAATCCGGTCGACGAAGCGTTTATCCAGCGCGTCGTCGCCGAGTTGCTTGAGTGCGAATGA